Proteins encoded together in one Carya illinoinensis cultivar Pawnee chromosome 3, C.illinoinensisPawnee_v1, whole genome shotgun sequence window:
- the LOC122304055 gene encoding uncharacterized protein LOC122304055, producing MDVKALAKSKRAHAQHHSRRPHAPHTNQKPKASSDGTNSAASAKKPLGKQVGEKTPPQPRGVSKLPSNWDRYKEELDPSASDGKSQPSDVILPKSKGADYGHLLAEAQAQQSFYVDVFPSLDDVIPGEFNQGLGAMLSVRGEGILSLVGDNNFVVEDETVATHEASFLSLDLHALAAKLENIDLSQRLFIEEDLLPSELCTEGLKTSSSQESNQIETCYAEPATAISEEVLDKVKIAGQNTEHTSFATSGSSKADQRLSSQGLVSVSAINVDPRQIGKSSQNKKPESTEQFDANSVWETQTKLSSFAAEEELDMLLDSFSETKKIVNPSGFRSNDSSPVLQQEASMAPFRPLSKPDRDSSKPSPFIATLDDSLDDLLKETSNVMSQNVLPQSLEGKADLYAVQSSTSHSGTMSKVLDEFDSWLDTI from the exons ATGGATGTAAAGGCTCTGGCGAAGTCTAAAAGGGCTCATGCTCAACACCATAGCAGAAGGCCGCACGCCCCCCATACGAATCAGAAACCAAAAGCCTCGTCTGATGGTACAAACAGTGCTGCAAGTGCAAAGAAGCCATTGGGAAAGCAAGTTGGAGAGAAAACCCCTCCTCAGCCTCGGGGTGTCTCTAAACTTCCCTCAAATTGGGACCGCTACAAGGAAGAACTTGATCCATCAGCCAGTGATGGAAAAAGTCAACCTTCTGATGTAATTTTGCCGAAGAGTAAAGGAGCAGACTACGGTCACCTGCTTGCGGAGGCTCAGGCTCAGCAAAGTTTTTATGTGGATGTCTTTCCTTCTCTTGATGATGTAATACCTG GAGAGTTCAACCAAGGACTAGGCGCTATGCTGTCAGTTAGGGGAGAGGGCATTCTTTCATTGGTTGGAGATAATAATTTTGTTGTAGAGGACGAGACAGTAGCAACTCATGAg GCATCATTTCTCTCCCTTGATTTGCATGCTCTTGCTGCAAAACTTGAAAATATCGACTTATCACAGAGGCTCTTCATTGAAGAAGATCTATTGCCATCAGAACTG TGCACAGAGGGACTAAAGACTAGCAGCTCTCAGGAATCTAACCAGATAGAGACATGCTATGCTGAACCAGCAACGGCAATATCTGAAGAAGTTTTGGACAAGGTAAAGATTGCAGGTCAAAATACTGAGCATACATCTTTCGCCACCTCTGGAAGCAGCAAGGCGGATCAAAGGTTGTCTAGCCAAGGGTTAGTTTCAGTGAGTGCCATCAATGTTGATCCGAGACAAATAGGCAAATCTAGTCAAAATAAAAAACCAGAGTCAACAGAACAATTTGATGCGAACTCTGTTTGGGAAACACAAACGAAACTCTCCTCATTTGCGGCGGAAGAGGAATTGGATATGCTTCTAGACTCTTTTAGTGAGACCAAGAAGATCGTCAATCCCTCTGGCTTCAGGTCCAATGATTCCTCTCCGGTTTTACAACAAGAAGCTTCAATGGCTCCATTCCGGCCACTTTCAAAACCTGACCGAGATTCATCTAAACCTTCACCGTTTATTGCTACTCTAGACGATTCTCTTGATGACTTGCTTAAGGAGACATCCAATGTGATGAGCCAAAATGTCTTACCTCAGTCGCTGGAAGGGAAAGCCGATCTTTATGCTGTCCAATCTTCTACCTCTCATTCTGGAACCATGTCCAAAGTGTTAGATGAATTTGATTCGTGGTTAGATACAATTTGA
- the LOC122304056 gene encoding glutaredoxin-C9-like, producing the protein MQQAIPYKSWQLPLHTNTGRTQQSFTLLNDTNQSGLVSPKSILKETEDMLSMVSESAVIVFARRGCCMGHVVRRLLLGLGVNPAVYEVDEKDEAAVVKELELIRNGKDGKVQFPSVFIGGSLFGGLDRVMATHISGDLIPILKDAGALWL; encoded by the coding sequence atGCAGCAAGCAATCCCTTACAAGTCATGGCAGCTGCCACTCCACACTAACACCGGCCGCACCCAACAATCCTTTACCCTACTCAACGACACCAATCAGTCCGGCCTAGTCTCGCCTAAATCCATTCTAAAGGAAACGGAGGATATGCTCAGCATGGTATCGGAGAGTGCTGTCATAGTCTTTGCCAGGCGTGGCTGCTGCATGGGACATGTCGTCAGGCGCTTGCTTTTGGGCCTCGGTGTGAACCCTGCCGTTTATGAGGTTGATGAGAAGGATGAGGCTGCTGTTGTTAAGGAATTGGAGTTGATCCGCAACGGGAAAGATGGGAAGGTGCAGTTTCCGTCTGTTTTTATTGGTGGGAGTTTGTTCGGAGGATTGGATCGAGTTATGGCTACTCATATTTCCGGAGACTTGATTCCTATATTGAAAGATGCCGGGGCCTTGTGGCTTTGA